In Salinisphaera sp. T31B1, the following are encoded in one genomic region:
- a CDS encoding thrombospondin type 3 repeat-containing protein, producing the protein MRGQSIWAVCLLSLVLMLGGCSGDKDVTLPGGDNGNGGNDDTPGMQDDQDNDDVPDDEDNCPTTANTDQADADGDGIGDVCDNDQDDDDIADDVDNCPMVANPDQADSDGDGIGDACDDDMGNGDDDADNDGVPDDDDNCPTTPNPDQMDTDGDGVGDVCDPDDDVPATACSFGDDSPYMPLANADGGSDVNIESGSSGVCVLCGVQNDDNVIDDNLDNAARMNTTVGALGGASFITVTSGSQSFSGNRRVGFVVSQPDALLSLDVVRNLDVTLFNDGEEVANSGDTGVLSLDLLGLLGDNSRQLLLVTAPDEFDSIRLRLNGAVNALSNLDVYSACVQNGTVPDMGDGGDDGMNGAADAVTDGLTQLTDLLTGLGNDNPVSDAVNTTVEQLIDALEQLDPSGGNTDLSANVNMLLTNLQMALTGFVPDDGGETPSPDQLVTALQDALAGLTPGELDDNPLSMALTQLQGTLTGLLDGSTDPQTAVTNALTQLQDSLSGLSEGDGSDALQSAVSQLTGALAQLDPSEDDMLSAPLSMALDQLQGTLKGLDLGSGDGDPAAALQNVVQQLTNALSDFDPGDAGDNPLTDGLAQLQTTLESTLSGLLGGGEADPTAALTSAVMQVTDALNVGSGDSVDPDVLKSAVMSLNSTLTDLASNGTAELPAPLGDTVDQLTAALEGVNLDGDSGTAQINDAIDQLTGALSGLSLDGDSDMPLESALATLQGRLDGLLGGLLGGGGLLGGLSG; encoded by the coding sequence ATGAGGGGACAGAGTATTTGGGCGGTCTGCCTGCTCAGCCTTGTGCTGATGCTGGGCGGCTGCAGCGGTGACAAGGACGTCACGCTTCCGGGCGGCGACAACGGCAACGGCGGCAACGACGATACGCCCGGCATGCAGGACGATCAGGACAACGACGACGTGCCGGACGACGAGGACAACTGTCCGACCACTGCCAATACGGACCAGGCGGATGCGGACGGCGACGGCATCGGCGATGTCTGCGACAACGACCAGGACGATGACGATATCGCCGACGACGTCGACAACTGCCCGATGGTCGCCAACCCCGATCAGGCCGACAGTGACGGCGACGGAATCGGCGATGCCTGTGACGACGACATGGGCAACGGCGACGACGACGCCGACAACGACGGCGTGCCCGACGACGACGACAACTGCCCGACCACGCCGAACCCGGACCAGATGGATACCGACGGCGACGGTGTGGGCGATGTGTGTGATCCCGACGACGACGTACCGGCGACCGCGTGCAGCTTCGGCGACGATTCGCCCTACATGCCGCTGGCCAATGCCGATGGCGGCAGCGACGTCAACATCGAGAGTGGTTCGTCGGGCGTGTGTGTGCTCTGTGGCGTGCAGAACGACGACAACGTCATCGACGACAACCTCGACAACGCCGCACGCATGAACACGACCGTGGGCGCACTCGGCGGTGCCAGCTTCATCACCGTCACCAGCGGCTCACAGAGCTTCAGCGGCAACCGCCGCGTGGGCTTCGTGGTCTCGCAGCCGGACGCGCTGCTCAGCCTCGACGTCGTGCGCAACCTCGACGTCACGCTGTTCAACGACGGCGAAGAAGTCGCCAACTCCGGTGACACGGGCGTGCTCAGCCTCGACCTGCTCGGGCTGCTGGGCGACAACAGCCGCCAGCTGCTGCTGGTCACCGCACCCGACGAGTTCGACTCGATCCGTCTGCGGCTCAACGGCGCGGTCAATGCCCTGTCGAATCTCGACGTGTACTCCGCCTGTGTACAGAACGGTACGGTTCCGGACATGGGTGATGGCGGCGACGACGGCATGAACGGTGCGGCCGATGCGGTCACCGACGGCCTGACCCAGCTGACCGACCTGCTGACCGGTCTGGGTAACGACAACCCGGTTTCGGATGCGGTCAACACCACCGTGGAACAGCTGATCGACGCGCTCGAGCAGCTCGACCCGAGTGGCGGCAACACCGACCTGTCGGCCAACGTCAACATGCTGCTGACCAATCTGCAGATGGCGTTGACCGGGTTCGTGCCGGATGACGGCGGTGAAACGCCCTCGCCCGACCAGCTCGTTACCGCGCTCCAGGACGCTCTGGCGGGCCTGACGCCCGGTGAGCTGGACGACAACCCGCTGAGCATGGCGCTGACCCAGCTCCAGGGCACGCTGACCGGACTGCTCGACGGCAGCACCGATCCGCAGACAGCGGTGACCAACGCGCTGACCCAGCTGCAGGATTCGCTGTCGGGCCTGTCCGAGGGCGATGGCAGCGATGCGCTGCAGTCGGCGGTCAGCCAGCTGACCGGCGCGCTGGCCCAGCTCGACCCGAGCGAGGACGACATGCTGTCCGCGCCGCTGAGCATGGCGCTCGACCAGCTCCAGGGCACGCTCAAGGGCCTGGATCTGGGCAGCGGTGACGGCGATCCGGCGGCTGCGCTGCAGAACGTCGTCCAGCAGCTGACCAATGCGCTGAGCGATTTCGACCCGGGTGATGCCGGCGACAACCCGCTCACCGACGGTCTGGCCCAGCTGCAGACGACGCTGGAAAGCACGTTGAGCGGCCTCCTGGGCGGCGGTGAAGCCGATCCGACGGCGGCCTTGACCAGTGCCGTCATGCAGGTCACCGATGCGCTGAACGTGGGCAGCGGTGACAGTGTCGACCCGGACGTGCTCAAGAGTGCGGTGATGAGCCTCAACAGCACGCTGACGGATCTGGCGAGCAACGGCACGGCCGAGCTGCCGGCACCGTTGGGCGACACGGTCGATCAGCTGACCGCAGCGCTGGAAGGCGTCAACCTCGACGGCGACAGCGGCACGGCTCAGATCAACGACGCGATCGACCAGCTGACCGGCGCCCTGAGCGGGCTGAGTCTGGACGGCGACAGCGACATGCCGCTGGAAAGCGCTCTGGCCACACTGCAGGGTCGGCTCGACGGCCTGCTGGGCGGCCTGCTGGGCGGCGGTGGTCTGCTGGGCGGGCTGAGCGGCTAG
- the trpC gene encoding indole-3-glycerol phosphate synthase TrpC: MRIQTTDTVLDRILARKREEVAAFVDATDPAALADDVAAAPAPRGFAAALSARAPTAVIAEIKKASPSKGLIREDFDIAWLAERYAAGGAACLSVLTDRDFFSGDNDFLAIARNACDLPVLRKDFMIDPIQIDQSRALGADCILLIAAALSTDLMAELADRAFGLGMDVLAEVHDAAELERVLTLPEATILGINNRDLKTFDTTLETSLALRARVTGDRLLVSESGIHTPADLARLSDADFGAFLIGESFMRAADPGHALAALIAPKD, encoded by the coding sequence ATGCGCATTCAGACCACCGACACCGTTCTGGACCGGATTCTGGCCCGCAAGCGCGAAGAAGTTGCGGCCTTCGTCGACGCCACCGATCCGGCGGCCCTGGCCGATGACGTGGCGGCGGCGCCTGCGCCACGGGGTTTTGCCGCCGCCCTGTCCGCTCGTGCACCCACCGCCGTGATCGCCGAGATCAAGAAGGCCTCACCCAGCAAGGGGCTGATCCGCGAAGATTTCGATATCGCCTGGTTGGCCGAGCGCTATGCAGCCGGGGGCGCGGCCTGTCTGTCGGTGCTCACCGATCGCGACTTCTTTTCCGGCGATAACGATTTCCTGGCGATCGCCCGAAACGCCTGTGATCTGCCAGTCCTGCGCAAGGACTTCATGATCGATCCGATCCAGATCGATCAGTCGCGAGCCCTCGGTGCCGATTGTATTCTGCTGATCGCCGCCGCCCTGTCGACGGATCTGATGGCCGAACTGGCCGATCGCGCCTTCGGCCTGGGCATGGACGTGCTTGCCGAAGTGCACGACGCCGCCGAACTCGAACGCGTGCTCACCCTGCCCGAAGCCACCATTCTCGGTATCAACAACCGCGATCTGAAGACCTTCGACACCACGCTGGAAACCAGCCTGGCACTACGCGCCCGTGTGACCGGCGACCGGTTGCTGGTCAGTGAAAGCGGTATTCATACCCCGGCCGATCTGGCGCGACTCTCTGACGCGGATTTCGGTGCGTTCCTGATCGGCGAGTCGTTCATGCGTGCCGCCGATCCGGGCCATGCACTGGCTGCGCTGATCGCCCCGAAGGACTGA
- the trpD gene encoding anthranilate phosphoribosyltransferase, translating to MSIDAALMNDLVNGRDLSPERMTDAMRTIMTGGATEAQIGGFLIALRMKGESVDEIAAAARVMRELATDVPVAEGLADRLVDTCGTGGDASGLFNVSTACAFVVAAAGGHVAKHGNRSVSSKSGSADLLEAAGITLETSPEQVAECIRALGVGFMFAPAHHGAMRHAVGVRRELGIRTLFNIIGPLTNPAGARNQVMGVFNGHLCDPLARVLHKLGSRHVMVVHGEDGLDELSINAPSRVAELKDGEIRTYKIAPEDVGLERGSLDGLRVADAGESLALVRNVLDGHASLAADMVALNAGAALYVGGQASDLAGGVALAREVLASGAAGERMAAVAELTQQMTAGKDH from the coding sequence ATGAGCATCGATGCGGCATTGATGAACGATCTGGTCAACGGTCGCGACCTGTCGCCCGAACGCATGACCGATGCGATGCGCACGATCATGACCGGCGGCGCCACCGAAGCCCAGATCGGCGGCTTCCTCATCGCCCTGCGCATGAAGGGCGAATCGGTCGACGAGATCGCGGCCGCCGCCCGCGTCATGCGCGAGCTGGCCACCGACGTACCGGTCGCCGAAGGATTGGCGGATCGTCTGGTGGATACCTGCGGCACCGGCGGCGACGCCTCCGGGCTGTTTAATGTCTCCACCGCCTGTGCGTTCGTGGTCGCCGCGGCCGGTGGCCACGTGGCCAAGCACGGCAACCGGTCGGTCTCCAGCAAGTCCGGCAGCGCCGACCTGCTCGAAGCAGCGGGCATCACGCTGGAGACCAGCCCCGAACAGGTCGCCGAGTGCATTCGCGCACTCGGTGTGGGATTCATGTTCGCCCCGGCCCATCACGGCGCCATGCGCCACGCGGTAGGCGTGCGGCGGGAATTGGGCATCCGCACGCTGTTCAACATCATCGGCCCGCTGACCAATCCGGCCGGCGCCCGCAATCAGGTGATGGGCGTGTTCAACGGCCATCTCTGCGACCCGCTCGCGCGCGTGCTGCACAAGCTCGGCAGCCGCCATGTCATGGTGGTGCACGGCGAGGATGGCCTCGACGAACTGTCGATCAACGCGCCCTCGCGGGTGGCCGAACTCAAGGACGGCGAGATCCGTACCTACAAGATCGCCCCGGAGGATGTCGGCCTGGAACGCGGCTCGCTCGACGGGTTGCGCGTGGCCGACGCCGGCGAAAGCCTCGCGCTGGTCCGTAACGTGCTCGACGGACATGCCAGCCTGGCCGCGGACATGGTCGCACTCAACGCGGGCGCCGCTCTGTACGTGGGCGGTCAGGCAAGCGATCTGGCCGGCGGCGTGGCCCTGGCCCGCGAGGTGCTGGCCAGCGGCGCGGCCGGTGAACGCATGGCCGCAGTGGCCGAACTCACCCAGCAGATGACGGCCGGCAAGGATCATTGA
- a CDS encoding aminodeoxychorismate/anthranilate synthase component II, whose product MILMLDNYDSFTYNLVQYLGELEAEVHVVRNDEISVAEIEALAPSGIVVSPGPCSPAEAGVSVELIAKLAHRLPILGVCLGHQALGQAFGARVIRAREVMHGKTSAIRHNGHGVFNQLADPLTATRYHSLIVAREDLPPEFEITAWTETDNGELDEIMGLIHTPTGAEGVQFHPESILSQHGHDMLRTFLARCGEPTGAAA is encoded by the coding sequence ATGATTCTCATGCTCGACAACTACGATTCGTTCACCTACAACCTCGTGCAGTATCTCGGCGAACTCGAGGCCGAGGTGCACGTGGTGCGCAACGACGAAATCAGCGTCGCGGAGATCGAAGCCCTCGCCCCGTCCGGCATCGTGGTTTCGCCCGGCCCCTGCAGCCCGGCCGAAGCCGGGGTCTCGGTCGAACTGATCGCCAAGCTCGCACACCGCCTGCCCATTCTGGGCGTGTGTCTCGGCCATCAGGCGCTGGGCCAGGCGTTCGGCGCCCGCGTGATCCGCGCGCGTGAAGTCATGCACGGCAAGACTTCGGCCATCCGGCACAACGGCCACGGCGTATTCAACCAGCTGGCCGACCCGCTGACCGCCACGCGCTATCACTCCCTGATCGTCGCGCGCGAGGATTTGCCGCCGGAGTTCGAGATCACCGCCTGGACCGAAACCGATAACGGCGAACTCGACGAGATCATGGGCCTGATCCATACCCCGACCGGCGCCGAAGGCGTGCAGTTCCATCCCGAATCGATTCTGTCGCAACACGGTCACGACATGCTGCGCACATTCCTCGCCCGTTGCGGCGAGCCGACCGGGGCCGCGGCATGA
- the trpE gene encoding anthranilate synthase component I, translated as MNNASFSSGSTAHTPHAQRCPLVVEALADLDTPLSTYLKLADGPYSFLLESVQGGERWGRYSIIGLPCDERIRVRGTTLIHERGDTIVEQVETTDPLAWIQAFNDARPLPRLPELPRLTGGLVGYFGYDTIRYIEPRLAAGAAGKDDPLDLPDILLLVAETLVIFDNVSAKLYCVGHYAQGDEAERDALARRLDGLLDALDQPLPARASRTGADAPAMAEPLDDSRFVSGMSQAGYEDAVRRIREYTQAGDVMQVVPSQRLSAPFAAEPMSLYRALRSLNPSPYMYYFNFGDHHVVGASPEILVRAMDGEVTVRPIAGTRKRGTTPEADEALAEELLADPKEVAEHLMLIDLGRNDVGRVSAPGSVKLTERMAIERYSHVMHIVSNVTGRLKPGLTPMDALRAAFPAGTLSGAPKIRAMEIIDEIETVKRGVYGGAVGYLAGNGSMDLAIAIRTAVLKAGEIHVQAGGGIVADSQPTAEWEETMNKAKAVMKAAAIAERGLSTRRHGG; from the coding sequence ATGAACAACGCGTCTTTTTCCTCGGGCTCGACAGCCCACACGCCGCACGCCCAACGCTGCCCGCTGGTCGTGGAGGCGCTGGCCGATCTCGACACGCCGCTGTCGACTTATCTCAAGCTCGCCGACGGGCCGTATTCCTTTTTGCTGGAGTCGGTTCAGGGCGGCGAGCGCTGGGGTCGGTATTCGATCATCGGCCTGCCCTGTGACGAGCGTATCCGGGTGCGCGGCACCACGCTCATCCACGAACGGGGCGATACCATCGTCGAACAGGTCGAAACCACCGACCCGCTGGCCTGGATTCAGGCGTTCAACGACGCGCGACCGTTGCCGCGCCTGCCGGAGCTGCCGCGCCTGACCGGCGGGCTGGTCGGCTATTTCGGCTACGACACCATCCGCTACATCGAACCGCGACTGGCCGCGGGCGCCGCGGGCAAGGACGACCCGCTCGACCTGCCCGATATCCTGCTGCTGGTGGCCGAAACGCTGGTGATCTTCGACAACGTGTCCGCCAAGCTCTACTGCGTTGGGCACTATGCGCAGGGCGATGAGGCCGAGCGCGATGCGCTGGCCCGACGCCTGGATGGGCTGCTCGACGCCCTCGATCAGCCGCTGCCCGCCCGCGCCAGCCGTACCGGTGCCGATGCCCCGGCAATGGCCGAGCCGCTCGACGACAGCCGCTTCGTCTCCGGCATGTCGCAGGCCGGCTACGAAGACGCCGTGCGCCGGATCCGCGAGTACACCCAGGCCGGCGACGTGATGCAGGTGGTGCCCAGCCAGCGGCTGTCGGCGCCGTTCGCCGCCGAGCCGATGTCGCTGTACCGGGCGCTGCGCAGCCTCAACCCGTCGCCCTACATGTACTACTTCAATTTCGGCGATCACCATGTCGTGGGTGCCTCACCGGAGATTCTGGTGCGTGCGATGGACGGCGAGGTCACGGTCCGGCCGATCGCCGGCACCCGCAAGCGCGGCACCACGCCCGAAGCCGATGAAGCATTGGCCGAGGAACTGCTGGCCGATCCCAAGGAGGTTGCCGAGCATCTGATGCTCATCGATCTCGGCCGCAACGACGTTGGCCGGGTGTCGGCGCCGGGCAGCGTGAAGCTGACCGAGCGCATGGCCATCGAACGCTATTCCCACGTCATGCATATCGTGTCCAACGTCACCGGACGACTCAAACCCGGGCTTACCCCGATGGATGCCCTGCGCGCAGCGTTTCCGGCCGGCACCCTGTCCGGCGCACCCAAGATTCGCGCCATGGAAATCATCGACGAAATCGAGACCGTCAAGCGCGGCGTCTACGGCGGCGCGGTGGGCTATCTGGCCGGCAACGGCAGCATGGACCTGGCGATCGCGATTCGTACCGCGGTACTCAAGGCCGGCGAAATCCATGTCCAGGCGGGCGGCGGCATCGTGGCCGATTCGCAGCCGACGGCCGAATGGGAAGAGACCATGAACAAGGCCAAGGCGGTAATGAAGGCCGCGGCCATCGCCGAGCGCGGGCTGTCGACGCGCCGCCACGGAGGCTGA